In the genome of Bradyrhizobium ottawaense, the window ATGCAAGCTGATGATAGAGGGTCAATATGTAAGCCAAATGGAAGCGAAGATTACAATGGCGTGAGAAGGACGGTTTTCACTCTGTGGAGGTTGAGATCGACAAAGCCGTTCTATTCGTCACTCGCCCCCTGAGATTGATTAGGGTAAGGCAGGAAAACATCGGGCCGCGAGATCGGTCAGGCGCTCGCTACCCCAGAGAGCCTGTTCGTAGCAGTGTGCGCACAGCGGCTACCAAATGTGAGTTGGCCAAAGAACGGAGGGGCTAGGTTGCCTATAAGTCCATTCGTTACTCTGTCCCGCAGACGGACGTGCGCACTTCGACTGTCCAGGACCCGGCTCTCGGTATCGGCAATCGCGCAATGGGTCGCTTTGCATCATCTGCCGGGTCTTACTCGCAAAACACGAAAATACCAACGCGCCGCTACCAGGCCTGCTTGGAGCCCTTTTCTAATGCTGGTCGTCCGTAAGGACCCGCTTTGGTGGTTTCCCCGCAGAATGGAAGGAAATGAGTGGAACATCAGAAGGCTTTCACTGACTTCAAGCACTCGCACCTTCGCTCCGGTGTGGCGCTTTTCGCACACAGTCGTAGCATCTTGAACATCGTGTGAGGGCCTGAACGAGGCACAACACTCAACTGAGTGGCTAGAGTGGCTCGTGTTCCAATTTTCCTCGCTCTAGAAGTGCCAGCCAGTATTTTCAAAGGAGTGGTACGACGCTTGCTTAAGGATGAAGCGAACTTCCGCCTTCATATAGCCATGCGAGGCGCCCCGCCAGATCGGCTTCTTAAGAAGTGGGTGACTATATGTCCGGTGTCGCCGGTGCGTTTCTCTGCGCTTCAAGCGAACCATGGTCGCGTGTTGTTGATCAGCTGAAGAAAATGATTCCGACGCTTGCACTCCGTGGGCAAGCAGGTGTCGCGGTCTATGCTTTCATGCAAGAGCGTGGGATCCGATATGCAAGGGCGATTCAATCGAACGATAATTCAGTGCGCATCGACGGAATCGAACAGGACCCGCGCTTTCGGCCTCATGTTGCAATCGCGCAGATCCGCAGCGGAGGTGGGGATGACGGCGATGTGCAGTCAATTCCCAGCCGCTATTTTGCAATTTCTCTGGACGGCGCCTTGGTGAACGCTCATGAACTCAGGAGCGAATTGCTCGCTCAGGGACCACTGATAGATACCAACACAGACGCCGAGCTCTTGCTGAGGTGGATCGAACGATCTTGCGAACGAGAATATTGGCGTCACGGCTTGCCCGCAGACTACGAAGCTATCTTTCGCGAGCTTGATGATCGTATCGATGGTGCCATTTCCGCGCTTTTGCTAGATATGAACGGTGATCTTGTTGCATATCGCAATCGAAGCGGTTTGCGACCGTTGGAGACTATGCGGGCAAGCAATGGATTGTTGCTCTTTGCTTCCGAAAATTGTGCCTTCGCTGGCTTGAAAGGTGAGACCCAGCAGCTCTTGCCTGGGAGCATACGGCGCGTGGACGCCAAGTCCGGCCGCAGCGTTGACCATATCCTGAACAGCCGAGGATGTAAGGCCAAACTCTGCGCCTACGAAACTCTCTATTTGGGAAGTCCGAACACATCGGTTGAGGGCCATTCACATCGCCAGACCCGTCACAACATCGGGCTGGCCTTGGGGAGAATCGTTGCGGAGCGAGTCCAAGCAGACCCACTCTTGATGCCGCCAATCGTGTCCTCCATGCCAAAGACTGGGGGGCCGTACGCCGATGGTCTGTTTGACTCTCTCGCCGAACAGGGCGTGCTCGCCGAGCGTAGTGACGTAGTGGCAACGCAATTTCTTGAGCGAACGCTCCTGGGCAGACCCAAGGCCCGACAATCTCGCATTGCTCAGAAGTATCTCGTGTCGGAATCTGCCGTCGCTAAACGGACCATCATAGTTGTCGATGAGGCCCTCATTCGAGGTGATACCAGCCAAGCCGTCACAACGATGCTCCTTGCCGCTGGAGCCGAAGCCGTACATTGGGCAATTGGTTCGCCGCCTATAGTTGCTCCACACTACTACGGCATGGGTATTGATACGCTAGATGAGCTCGCATTCTGGCAGGCGTTGAAGCGACTGCCGCCCGAACTACGCGCCCAGAGTCTTCGCTTCCACAGGATGGATCCGCCAGCCCTCAAAATTATTGAAAGCAACATTGCGACGGCAATCCAAGCAGCCACCATCACTTATCTGCCCTTCCGTGCCCTTGTACCCATATTGGCCAACAGGCTAGAGGGCATCGATTTGTCGCCCTTCACGTTGGAGATGCCGACCCCCGCTGGACGTCAGCGCGCGGACAGAAACTTGAAAGCTTTGCTGGCCGCTCTTCCTGTCAATCCCCGTCTGAGGTCAGCATCATGATGCCCGCTCTCGTATTTGACTGGAACGGAACACTGCTCGATGACACATACGCGCTGCTCGAAACGACCAATGTAATTTTGGACCGCTTTGGTCGTCCGAGCATCGATATAAACACCTTTCGAGAGCATTGTGATGTTCCCCTCGATCGTCTCTATCGTAGCCTCGGAATGTCGCAGGAGGAGGTTGAGGCGGTGGAGCGTGACGAAGGCGCACTGTTTCACGACACGTACGAGCCTCTTGCGGATAAAGCCGATTTACGTGAGGGGGCGCGCAGAGTGCTCGCGTTAGCCCGCCGAGAATCTGCTCTACTCATCATCCTCAGCAACCACATAGTCGCGCCTCTACAGTTTCAGCTGAGGAGACTTGGAGTGGATGACTACGTCACCGACGTGCTCGCCTTTGAAAGCCGCGCCACGCAATACAAATCGATAAGCAAAGGAGAGCGGCTTCGCCTTTATATGAACAGGCACAACCTGAAGCCGTCGTCAACCTTCATCGTCGGCGATATGCCCGTCGAGACTGATATTGCACGCAGTCTCGGGCTGACAAGCATATCCATTACCGGAGGATTTGTTTCGACCTCGCGCCTGCAAGCTGCGCGTCCAGATTACACCATCAACAACCATCACGAGCTGTTGCCGATCCTACAAAGCCATGGCTTCTTTCGGAATACTAAATCATGAGCAAGGGATCGTCAGCGAACGCGGCTCCCAAAACGATCAAGCAGAGCATAGGGCTTATCGGAGCGGGGCGCATGGGAACAGGTATAGGGATCAGCCTGCTGCGTCAGCAAAACGAACTCCACATCAAAGTCAACAAGAACCGGTTCGGTGCTGATCGCCTGATGGGTGCAGGGGCCCGCGAGCATGCGTCGATCGCTGAGTTGGCGCAGCATGTAAGTGTGGTGGTGTTGTCATTACCGTCCAGCCGCGAAGTTGAGACGGTGTGCCTCGATCACGATGGACTGTTTGTTAACATGTGCCGAGGAGGTTTGATAATTGATTGTACGACCTCGTATCCCGCATCGACCATTGCATTGGCCAAAACGGCGGAAAGACGAGGTCTTAGCTTCATTGATGCTCCAGTAACACGAAGCCCCGAGCAAGCAGAGCTCGGCCTTCTCAATGCGATGGTTGGATCGGATGCAACACTCTTTCCCGTTGCTGAACGCATTCTTGCTGCGTTTTGCGAGACCGTTATGCATGTTGGAGATGTCGGACACGGCCACAAGCTCAAGCTTGTTTACAACAGCATGACTATGGGCATCGCTGCGGTCGCCGCTGAGGTCTGCCAATTCGCGGATAGTCTTCAGATAGATCTTGTGACACTGCGCTCTTTGGTCAGTCGGGGCTCTACGAACAGTGGAATATTCCAAGCCTTCGCCGCCTTTTTGTTGGGAGAGAAACCAGATGCACTGGCAATCTCGATTGCAAATGCTGCAAAGGACATCGAGTGTGCTGTGCGCCTAGCGCGCGAGAGTGCCGTTTCCGTGCCGGTCCTGGATGCTGCCGCGCAGGAACTCAACCTCTCAGTTGTCGCAGGCAAAGGTGAACTGACCCTCCCACATTTGGCCCGATCGTAGACGCTTGGTGTGGTTCCAAGCGGGCCATTTTTCCACGAGTCCCTGGTGCCCCTCGACTTCCTGGGCATCGAGAGCGATGACTAGGACGAGATGGTCCGCATCTTCAAAGAAGTCAGCGGCGTTTCTTATACGATGGGGTGGAGTTCGATCCAAACAGCGTCAAGGTCAATCGCATTCGCGAGGAAACTGAGTATGGCGGCCTGCGCATCACCGACGCGTTGGTCGATACTGCCAAGGCCCGAATCATTATCGATTTCGCCTTTGGTGATGCGGTCGAATCGGGTCTACTGGACATGGACCTGTCGGTTCTCCACGATCTTCCTGCTCGCATCTGCGCGCTTCTGCGCGTGAGATGGTCATCGCCGAGAAATTCCAGGCGATGGTCATGCTGGACCGCACCAATATTCGTGGTGCTCGCGGCCTCATCATTGGCGCGGATACTTGAGGGCTTTGGCACACGCAGCTGTTATCCGTCCGCGCTGATCTGCGGACAACGTATCTCATTTCTGCTCTCGCCTGAAAGAACAAGAAGGTGTCGGTCCAGCAAAGAAAAGGACCGCTGCCGGATTTCTCCGACAGCGGCTCAAGTCTGGGGAGAGGCAGACGTACCGGTCTGCCAGCGGAGAAGGGCGGAGCGCTTGAAGCGATCCGGCGGCACTAACGAAGTCGTTCTGCTCCGGTTTGGTATCTGGTATTCCGGTTCTAGCTCGCCTGGCTCACGAATTTGGTGTCGAGATAGCCCTCGATTGCCTCGAGGCCACCTTCCGAACCGAAGCCTGACTCCTTCGTTCCTCCGAAGGGCACTTCGGGAAGCCCAAGGCCATGATGATTGATCGATACCATCCCGCATTGGAGATCGGCCCCGATCGCGGCCATCGTTGCGGCGGATCGCGTGTAGGCGTAGGCGGCGAGCCCGTAAGGCAGTCGATTGGCCTCCGCCACAACCTCGTCATAGGTTTTAAACCGCGCAATCGGCGCGACAGGGCCGAACGGCTCTTCATTCATGATGCGCGCTTGAGGTGGAACATCGGTCAGGACCGTCGGCTCGAAGAAGTACCCCGTATTGCCGATACGCTTGCCGCCGATGCGCAACTGGGCGCCGCAATCGAGAGCGTCCGCGACGAGGGTCTCCATTGCATCGACCCGGCGCGAATTGGCGAGCGGCCCCATCCGGCTATCTCTTTCAAGGCCATTGCCAACCTTGATCGCGCTGGCCTCGGCAACGAACCTCTTGACGAAATCTTCATAGATACTGTCATGCACCAGAAACCGCGTCGGCGAGACGCAGACTTGGCCCGCATTGCGGAACTTGTTCGCCGACAAGATTCTTGCGGCTTTCTCGACGTCGGCATCCGGGAAAACGATGGCAGGCGCGTGCCCGCCGAGCTCCATGGTGGTGCGCTTCATATGGGCGCCGGCAAGGGCTGCGAGATGCTTTCCGACCACGGTCGAACCGGTGAAGGAGACTTTCCGGATGATAGGATGGCGTATGAGATAATCTGAAACTTCGGATGGCACCCCGAAGACGAGATTGATCACGCCCGCAGGCAAGCCAGCATCCGCGAAACTACGCACCAGCGCCATGCAGCTCGCTGGCGTCTCTTCAGGTCCCTTGACGATGATGGAGCAGCCGGCTGCAAGGCTGGCGGAGATCTTCCGCACGGCCTGGTTGATCGGAAAATTCCAGGGCGTAAATGCGGCAACCGGCCCGACCGGCTCCTTGGTCACGAGCTGGACAACATTGCCAAAGCGCGCCGGGACGATCCGTCCATAGGCGCGCCGCCCTTCTTCGGAGAGCCAGTCGATGATATCGGCAGCAAGGAGCGATTCAGCACTCGACTCGGTGAGCGGCTTACCCTGTTCGAGCGTCATGATCAATGCGATGCCGGCTGCGCGCGAGCGTATGAGATCGGCGGCCTTGCGCATCGTCCTGTATCGGTCAAAGGCCGAAACCTTTCGCCAAATCTCAAATCCCTCCTGAGCGGCCATGATCGCACGATCGAGATCGCCACGAGACGCATAAGGAGTTTCGCCAATCGGCTGGCCGGTTGCGGGATTGAGGATCTTTTCCGAGCGATCCGAACCCCCTTCCGTCCACTCGCCGGCAATGAACATCCTGATCTTGGGGTACACAGGTTCTGCCTGCGTGGCTTGTTCTCGGCGCATCATGCCCGCATCTCAATGTCCCCAGCGAAGAGACAGCGGGTTGAGCTCACGCGCAAGCTCGATCAATCCAGCTCTCGTCGCCGGATGGATCTGCTCGAGCGGATGCCGCACGGCTTCGCATTTGATCACGCCGCCTTCAGCCATTACGCTCTTGGTGGCGCGCAGGCCGCACTGGCGGTTTTCGAAATTGATGAGCGGCAGCACCCTTGCATATGCAAGAGCGGCTTCCTGCCTGCTGCCCCCTTTGTGATGATCGAGCACGGGGCGGAGCAAATCGGGCAACAGCGCGCTCGACATTGTTCCGCTCGCACCGGCATCGAGGTCCGCCATCATAGTGATGGCTTCCTCCCCGTCAAAAGGACCAATGATGACCTCACCGCCGAGCTCGATCAGACTGCGGAGCTTGGCAGCCGCAAACGGCACCTCGATCTTGAAATATCTGGCGAGCGGCACCTCGCAAGCGAGCCGGACGAGAAACGGGACCGTCAATGTAACGCCGGAGAGCGGCGCGTCCTGGACCATAATTGGAATCCCGGCGGCGTCCGCGACCCGGCCGAAATGCCCGATCATGGCGCCTTCATCCGCCTTGAGGCTTGGACCATGATAAGGCGGCATCAGCATGAGGAGGCTTGCGCCACGTTCGGCCGCATAGCGGGCGCGTTGCACCGCAATCTGCGTGCTGAAATGGCTGCAGGTCACCATGACGGGCTTGCGGCCCGCGACATGCGAGAGGCAGAGATCGACCAGAAGGTCACGTTCCTGATCAGACAGCAGGAACTGCTCGGAATAGTTGGCCAGAATGCAGATCCCGTCCACGCCTTGGTCGATCATGCAATCGAGCACGCGCCGCTGCCCTTCGAGATCGAGATCTCCAGATTCCGTAAACGGCGTCGGAGCGACCGGGAACAAGCCGCGATAGATGGGGGGTTTCGCATTTCTCATGTAGAGGATTCCAGACAGGAGGCAGTCAGTTGCTG includes:
- a CDS encoding NAD-dependent succinate-semialdehyde dehydrogenase, whose product is MRREQATQAEPVYPKIRMFIAGEWTEGGSDRSEKILNPATGQPIGETPYASRGDLDRAIMAAQEGFEIWRKVSAFDRYRTMRKAADLIRSRAAGIALIMTLEQGKPLTESSAESLLAADIIDWLSEEGRRAYGRIVPARFGNVVQLVTKEPVGPVAAFTPWNFPINQAVRKISASLAAGCSIIVKGPEETPASCMALVRSFADAGLPAGVINLVFGVPSEVSDYLIRHPIIRKVSFTGSTVVGKHLAALAGAHMKRTTMELGGHAPAIVFPDADVEKAARILSANKFRNAGQVCVSPTRFLVHDSIYEDFVKRFVAEASAIKVGNGLERDSRMGPLANSRRVDAMETLVADALDCGAQLRIGGKRIGNTGYFFEPTVLTDVPPQARIMNEEPFGPVAPIARFKTYDEVVAEANRLPYGLAAYAYTRSAATMAAIGADLQCGMVSINHHGLGLPEVPFGGTKESGFGSEGGLEAIEGYLDTKFVSQAS
- a CDS encoding dihydrodipicolinate synthase family protein, yielding MRNAKPPIYRGLFPVAPTPFTESGDLDLEGQRRVLDCMIDQGVDGICILANYSEQFLLSDQERDLLVDLCLSHVAGRKPVMVTCSHFSTQIAVQRARYAAERGASLLMLMPPYHGPSLKADEGAMIGHFGRVADAAGIPIMVQDAPLSGVTLTVPFLVRLACEVPLARYFKIEVPFAAAKLRSLIELGGEVIIGPFDGEEAITMMADLDAGASGTMSSALLPDLLRPVLDHHKGGSRQEAALAYARVLPLINFENRQCGLRATKSVMAEGGVIKCEAVRHPLEQIHPATRAGLIELARELNPLSLRWGH
- a CDS encoding HAD family hydrolase — encoded protein: MMPALVFDWNGTLLDDTYALLETTNVILDRFGRPSIDINTFREHCDVPLDRLYRSLGMSQEEVEAVERDEGALFHDTYEPLADKADLREGARRVLALARRESALLIILSNHIVAPLQFQLRRLGVDDYVTDVLAFESRATQYKSISKGERLRLYMNRHNLKPSSTFIVGDMPVETDIARSLGLTSISITGGFVSTSRLQAARPDYTINNHHELLPILQSHGFFRNTKS
- a CDS encoding NAD(P)-dependent oxidoreductase translates to MSKGSSANAAPKTIKQSIGLIGAGRMGTGIGISLLRQQNELHIKVNKNRFGADRLMGAGAREHASIAELAQHVSVVVLSLPSSREVETVCLDHDGLFVNMCRGGLIIDCTTSYPASTIALAKTAERRGLSFIDAPVTRSPEQAELGLLNAMVGSDATLFPVAERILAAFCETVMHVGDVGHGHKLKLVYNSMTMGIAAVAAEVCQFADSLQIDLVTLRSLVSRGSTNSGIFQAFAAFLLGEKPDALAISIANAAKDIECAVRLARESAVSVPVLDAAAQELNLSVVAGKGELTLPHLARS